TACGCGATTGAATACACTATTGatcggaacacacacacacacaccatagcACACTAGATTATTGTTAAATTTCTTGGTGAAAGGATCTGGTCCTGGCACAGAGACACCACATTTAGATTTCTCCCTCTTACGCCTTCCTCGATGACAGAAAGGTCCACAAAATAGAAGAACACAACACGCTCCCCGTGCTACAGCTCGACTCGCATCGGTACCTCGTGATGTGACAATTCATACAATGTTTCGCATAACGTCAAGAAAAGAGTGCGACAAAATCAATAATTTGTGCTAGAGTGCTTTCTCTGGCGGAAGACCTGCAGCATGCCACTTCAGATTTCTATGACTAGGACTGAAGTGTGATACAACGTGCGAAAGATAGTTAACAGCTGGTTCATTGCCAGAGCGTTGTTTGTACCAAGTGTACAGAAATATGTGTAAGTACATAAAATAATTTAGTTGTATTGCTGCGTGCAACAAGCTCATCATGGCAGGTAAATTACCACAATATGATTGTAACAAGAGACGAAGAATGAGCGTTATACAGAATGAAGAACAAACAATTTTTGCTCGAAATCACCCTCTCGTGCAACACTACACTGAAACTAGCATATCGTCTTGCTGTGGAGCTTTATCGTATTTCAGAAAAAGAAGTTACAGCTTAGCAGGCAGTATGACGAATGCTATTTAAAGGAAAATGTTACTAGACAGCTAACAAGATTCTGCACGTATGTCCTGTGGACGGCAGTACTCACCTTGTGCACGAAGAACTGAACTGGATGTTGACTTAGGCTctacctcattttttttttctggagaacTATGCATCAATAAACGTCGCGCTAGCCTTGTTATGTTATGAAGTTCTTGAAAACGCTCCTCACACGGTACAGCACTCGAGTAATTCCTAACGAGACGTGAGGTCTGGCTCTTCCGGGTTTCTCTGCAAGCCAACTACTGGACCCGCATGCATTGACCAAACATTACGCTAGGAAAGACTGCCGTTCAAGAGACCGTTCAATGGCAAAGCACGTAGTGCTTTTGCTCAACGTGGAGTGAACTAGAGTGCGCGATCGATCATGCGTAGTGTTCAGTGGGGTGGCAGATACACATGCACTGGCGTGCAcctattatttaaaaaaaaggtgcTGCGGGTTTCCGCATAGCGTGCCGCGACCTCGGCGAGAATGGCTCTCAGAATGGCTGTCTGCGGGGTCAGTTGCCTTTCAGCCTCGAGGTATTTGTGTATCTCTGATAAGGTGATACATGCGTGTTCCTTATACGAATTCCCGCAATGCCCATCGATCCCTGCAGTATGACAGCGATATCCGGCTTGCTATCCCAGAAGGGGGCAAAGAATGTAGCTGGAAAGGGAAGAGAAAGCGCATGAGTCTATACTATTGACAAGCATGGTACAGCTTATCTTGAGTCGGACATTGATTTAGTGGCATTAAAAGAATCCTGAGGATCACGGAGCGCCTGAGCTGGAGGCCAGACATCTCACAAAGACACATCCCTGTTTACATGAAGCTTGTCATGAATAAGGCTCACGCACCCAATCTTTAGATTATCATCGTCTGGACTCAACTGATGACGCTTGCGGTAGTAAAGTACAGTCTTTGAAAAGTGTACACTGACTGAAAATACGCGTTCCTTTCAACTTCGAACACTTCCTCGAAACCTGGATCTTTTTAATTAAGTTGTATAAGAGAAATATTACTCGCCTGAGGTTGTCTAACTTCTTCGCAAGTCGATGCATGTGTTGTAAACTGCGTGGGCTTAAACTGGTGCAGAATGAAAAAGTTCTTTGTTCGCAGAACTCTTTAATCTATTTCATCGGCTGATTCATTCAATTTCTGGGAAATGACGTAAATTATGGAATTATTTCTTGGTTGCCGATCTTCCAGTACGTTGAAGCACTGGGAAAGCACGACGATTCGCGCGGTTAAAGAAAAGACCGCGCCTTGCGATAAAACCATTCTCGGAAGGAATGGACGCCATGGGAGATAAAATGTCCTGAATTATGACGCTGCGTTACCTCTTACTTCCAACTGCTGTGCACGTAGTTGCGCTTGATGTCACGCGCCTTCGTTTGTTTTTTTAAGGATTACGAAATTGTTGAATTTTTTCTTCAGGTGGAGCCGTACCGGGGTTTCTCTCAGTCTCACCACACCTACTCAGTTTCACCATCACAGAACCCCAGTCATAAAATACGACAACAGTGTGCCTGGGCATGGCACGACGGTAAGAAATAGGGCAGCTTTTCGAAAGTATGAAAAGCTCCCTCTCACCTGTAAACATGCGAAGACCGGCGCAGTCTAGGCCATATTGTGGTGTGCGCCGTGCCAGCAAGTGAGTCTCCGAGGATTCAAGGTGTTCGTTACGTATGATTTATGGGCGTGTGTCTCACTATTTAATTGGGCTACATAGTCACATTATAAGATGTCGATGACGTAGGCTCAAAGTAACGCATTAGGCTTGTAATAGTCCTGCTAGTTGTATTCATCAGAATCAAATGTTCATCAGAATCTGTGAAGAAGCAAAGAGGAGCGGATTTGCAGTCACGTTCTGGTGAGTGCCCTGCGCACAACTAGCAGTGAAGCTTTCACGGGAAGGAATACTCAAACTTTCATGAGAACGAATATTGTAAACGAATTATGCAAAATGAAACTGTGTTGTGATACCGATTGTCGCATATATTTTTCTACTATAGTTTGCCCTGCTAACAGATTCTATTAAGCATGGAGTAGTCTCGCTGCCATTTTCTAGAATAGATGCTTGTAATTTTAAGCGAAATTCTTGTCGGCCGAACACTGTGGCTATGATGTGTCGCGTGTAAATCAGGCTTGGATACATAACACGTTAATTTTGTGACACTATGATAGTGTTTAACTAAGCGCGACGGTGAATAGCTTATTTCTTATTTCCAAGCTTCGTACAGTACACTGAAATATTTTAGCTGTTCTAAACAGGCGTCGACAGAGTCTGTGTTTACCAAGCCGTTGGAAGCTTCCGGCGCTAGCGGAAGCTGCCTCGTCATTTGTTTCAGAATGTGATAAGCGCTCACTCGCGTGCCTCGCCTGCTAATTCGTTGAGCTCTTGCTTACCAGTAATGCGGCCCGAAAGTTTAGCCTGCTTGAAAAAGTCGCAAAGGCTCGTCAAAAACATTCGCGTTGCACCTTTTTTTCTTACAAAGGAGGCGAGTCGCAGTAAATGACATTTACTTTCTCGTACGCGTATAACCCCTCTACGGCATCATTTTCGCTGACAACGCTAGACGCTCAAACTTTGCGTTTTGGCTGCTATAAAGGGAAGTAGTCGTTACTCTAGTTGGAAATGTAAAATTAGCACTCCGTGCGAAGATAATACATGCCGTTCGGTGTAATGTAATAAACTTAGAGCAACTTCGGTGATTACACACGTGTCTTTAGACAAAATATAGTTGTTGACTTCATGAACTATGATTACGGAAGTCAACAGGATGATTTCTCCCAAACTGTGAAGGCGCAGACGTGCCCTGTACACTTCGTAAATAAGGGtaattcttttagaactgaccaaATTCATTGGGATGAAGTTTTGTTACAATGTATCCGATTTTAttgcggtttgcggcaaaacattcaggaaaCATGAAAATTTAATGGCCTGTTCGATTTCTTGATGTTCAACTTAAAGAAACAAGTATAAATAAGAAATGGTGAAAACCGCGAAAAGCTATAGAAGGAGAGACGGATTGCGCCTATAAAACATTAAAAAGACTGATTATCGTGTGGCATGCCCAACGTGAATATAGTAAAAATTAGTAAAGGTTATAAAGGCTTATAATCACTTACCGTATAGCAGATGATGAAATGACCACCCGCAACGTCGAAGTGTTTTGAGTTCAACAATATTCAGTCCCTCATTGTTCGGAATTCCGCGCAATgtcgcggttttcgttatttcatatttattcttctttttcgGCTTTGCATATCAAAAAATAGGGCGGGCCATAAAACTTTTGTCCTTCCAGAATCTTTTGCCGCAAATCGCATTAAAATTGGATACTTTGTAACAAAAGTGCAGCCCAATGAAACACGTCAATTCTAAATGTATCACCGTGTATAATCTGTAAAGGCCCGCCCTGCCTGTAAAGAGGAGGCGCGGTCGGATTTGCGACCTTCACCATTGTGTTCAATGCTAAATATGGCTGTGCTAGCACACACATGATCATGTAATGAAAGTGAATGATCGAATGGTGCACATAAGTTGAGGTGTTTTTTACTTCTTTGTCCTCGTGCTACCGTCGATATTCTTTCTTCTCATAATTCTCACGATGGCTGTCTCGAACTGCGCCCTATCAATTGATCTAAATTGTTTTCATCTCATTTCAGATCTGATATAGCAGTACTATCACCAAAATACTTGGAAAACATGGCGCAGCAAAATTTTGTGCTGAAGCTCTCCCTCGTGGCATTTTCATGAGCAGCGATGGCAGCATTCTACTGACCGTTGAGACACGTGCGTTTTAAATAGAGTAGCTTCGTCGAAGAAGCACAGCCACTAGTACATAGCGTACTCAGAGAACAGTGGTGCCGCCTTCGGTGTCGCTTGATCCGATGCTCATGAACCGCAGCATGAAATATGCTAGCCGAGGGGCCAGTGGCACCTGCCGACGAGTAGGAAAGTACCAGGAGAGCCTGGCTCGCGAGGCCGTAAATGGACACCACGTGACGGCGAGCGTTCGGACAACTTCATTACTATATCTGCTTTTTATATGCAAAAATGGTCGAATATGTCAAAATATAGGTAGCCAAATGCAGTtgcactcactcctgtgaaagcagaacgcTGAGCGTAATGAACATTTTGCGAGGAAGATTATCGGCAGTGCTATaacttctcagcgttgctggagagGAACTCTTGCAGTTCCTCCTCCAGACGCTGAGGCGGTATAAGGGAACATTTTTAGAGgtctttcaaaaagaaaaattatgcttACCATCTAGGCGATTTGTAATCAACCACAGAAAGTATAACCACTACCGAGGGGGGGGGGATCTTTCCACTCCGCCGTAAAAAATTGGGTCCAGAAAAATTGGTGTCAGTCCTTCTAGGGAATATTCTTCGTAAATATTACCATGCGCGCGGGGCTCATTATTTCTATGGAAGCAGGATTCATTTATACAAACCGTGTTATCACTCCTCCAGGGCCACGCCAGAATGCATGGTAACCTTTGCGGTTGTTTTCAAGAGTTCTGAACACGTTGCGCGCATCATGCATACATATGGAAGCAATGCCAGCACCAGTAATAACGAAGGGATTTTGGATAAGGCATGTGAAAAAGCGGACGTGTTTCACAGGCGCTCAGAATATCGACGACCAACGactgtgctcgccgctatcagtgcacaccgAGTATTGCTTTTATGTTCATACTACTTTTGTCTAGGCACAAGTCCGCCCAATAACGTGTGCCCTATTTACCACTCTTGTTGCCACCTTCGTCACAGTAGCAATCACATGGCAATGTTCTAGTTGGCCaggggcaaaaaaaaacaataaagaagcgATGTGTGGCATGCAGAGCCTGCATATATGTGCTGAGAGAGGACGGACGTCCTTATTGAAAACCTGCGCTATCACAGCTCCTAATCGTGCACGGGTAGGCCATCATTACTTTGTACGTTCGCTTGCTTGATTATATTCGCTGCTGTGTCGTGCTTGTGCATTTCAATAGCCTCGCATTTGTGCATCCGCAGAGCATCGAACAGCAATATCGTAGACGACCCCCAACTCTAATGTGGAGCTCTAAGTTATATAGTTAAGCCGATTCTCCGATCTAGTTACCTTAAGCTACGAGTGCGTGAGCTTAAGATACGAGTCCCTAGAGATTTGAGTGGTACTGGAATAAGTGCAATTCAGCAAGCTGGAGACATACTTCGTCAGGAAACGTTCGAAAACACTTCATTTAAATATGTGCACGGGAATCCCACTCGCGCCATGCAGATTTGTGCACTTTAAGTTATCTCACGGAACTTCATTGAAGTGTAAATGGAAAGCTTCCGTCTTGTGTCTTCTTATCACAAAGCGATGGCCAGCTGTGCGATGGCAGCTTCGCGCGATCGATTGTCGAAAAAGACGAGATTCGCTTACGGCTGGCTAAGAGTTTCCAAGTTCCATTAGTTAAGTCTGCAATCACTTACGTTGAATGGGACCTGAGGAGCGACGAAACTGGAGCGCAGGAGCAGACACAGCCTATACTGGATGTGCGTGAAATACGCACACCCAGTTAAGACCACTTCCAAAACACTTTGAAGATAATATgtcctacctaacctaaccttacCTTACCTATCTACCTATTGCAGTATAAGTCTTACGTTACTTATCTATCGCAGTCTCTCTGAATCAGACCAACCTGTCTCAAGCGTCATTTTCAGACTCATGCTATGTGGCGATGTATCTCCAGTACTACGCCTtaatttaaaaaatcacagcatatccacggagtgaatgatgatgagtgggcgaagctgtggaggttcacggtaaaccgtgaatcttccgtgaattctgcccagtacatcatcaccgacgtgagatcgggcgcgtttatactaatggttcgatgagagttatgacgacttgcagctcactttaattttacatgtactctgtgaattttcattgtttagcaaaccattgctttagaaaacatctggcgtctttcgttatgcagctggcgtcttttcgttttgctttagaaacatctggcgtcttttcgttttgctttgagaaaacatctggcgtctttcgttggtttatttcatcaatcaagggccttttgaataaaatttttattgtttaataacgcacaggagaaatctcaacaggcaccaccttggaggtaaacaatggctgctaatgggaatgagagacagaagaagtcggcttttagctaacacttacacttctacttctactaacgtttcctactggaacatgccaatggctgctaatggagaatgagagacagaagaattcggctttaagttaacgcgcacgctgcaaattttttattgttcaacaacgcacaggagaaatcgcccaccggcaccaccttcgaggtcaagatctggtactagcgttaagactggttacgcactacgacggggacgaacgggtgccgctttaaggagcttcgcccctaaaagtgtgcTTCGCGATAACTAAATCAAGCTTCACATTTCTCGCTGACATTGCCGCCGGGTGCTCATAGGTCATAGTCCCTTATAGGCATTAGTCAATAGTGTGAGTCGAGCACATTCAGGATGTATCTGTGCGGGAGTAAAGATTGTGTAGGGTGAATGTTTCGACAAGGCATTAAAGACAAAGTTTTGTTACAGTCAGCAGCTTTCGTTCGAGAAAAGCTTTTAAAAATTTGGGCAAGCCAATAAGCTCTTTGAAGTGTTCTTGTTCACGCACATTTTTTATTACAATTTGTTGTCTTGCGGGTTCATTAGCTGCTGCTAAGGTGGAAAGTGTGATCTATTGAACAGCTatttagcagcagcagcagtagtagtggtagtaggaGTAATTATAACACAATTGTTATCATCACCGTTCGCAGCCTGTTTTAGTCcattgcaggacgaaggcctctcctaaTGGTCACCAGTTTAGCCTATCCTCTGCGGGCTGATTCCATTAtattcctgcgaacttcttaatttcgtaaCTCCgtctaactctctgccttcctcgactgcgtacCCCGTCATATGGCAACCATTACGTTGCTTTCACTTTCCGCCGGTTTTCTGCTCGACGCATCACGTGGCCATCCCAGATCTATTTCCTTCGCTTGATATCAACTAGTATATCGGCAACCCCTGTTAGTTCCCCGACCCATTCTTCCGTTCTCCGGTCTCTTAACGTTATTACTATCATTTTACGTTGCATTGCACGATGCGTGGTACTAGACTTTTTCTCTACTTTGTCTGTTATCTTCCATGTTTATGCCCCATATGATACAACTGGCAGTATGCACTGGttgtatacttttcgctttaatggCAGTGACAAGTTTGCTGACATTATTTGGGAGTGCATTAtgggtattattattattcatttttttcccattattaaAACATTGATAGTGGTGGTGAGACCACGAAGGTCTGTCCGCTGAACTAGGTTCTCACCCCCCAAACACATCAGGCAGCAGCGGGGAAACGTGGGGGGATGCAGCGTAATACGTGACGCACCAATATTTAATTACATTAGTTATTTACCcatagctttaaagagctcgttttgcagaaatgtcggcgtcgttgtttgtgagcaaaaatcagtgttgtccgggagcgaaaattcgagacagatgtaaaaaaataaatagtaaaaTCATCGGTTCATGTGGGAATCGAGCCCAAGACTACTTGGTGGCAAGCCGATGATCTACCACAATGCCTAGACTGCGCTTGAAGGTAGATCGAGACAAAAGAAACCTATATGAATGACATGTAGTGCAAGGAtgtgtccttaacgcatgtaatatagAAGCGcagaattgcaccaggcgtcaaaacaagtgtattgcgcaacgagtggttggatTAAACGCCCActaattacaaagcgcacagacATAACTAGTCATCATTAGGAGTAAGAGCATCAACAGTGTATGCATCTGCACAGGTGCGCATGTtcccttacgaacgcgtagtaggtacttcgccaattcgcaagaGGAAGAACCATGACGCAGTGGGCACTTGgctactgtacttgcagtaggcattctaagagaGTTTGAAACAGCCATACGTaagtgcacagacgttcctttccttgcgccgCGGTTGAGGCGTACACCAGGAAGCGAAGCGATGCTAGCGATTGAGTAGGCGAAGCTCAACCGTGTTTCAATGTCGCGAAACACGAGGGCAAATCAATTTTAAAACATTTCCTTCTCATAGAGAAAGAATGTAACACTCAAAACTTCAATCTGATAAATAAACACTATGGCGACAACTAAGCCCACCTTATAATGCGTAAATACGAGGCCTTTTCTTTTGGCTTAGAGCGTTGCTCAGTAGTGTCACTGCGTTCAGTTCTGCTGCGTTGTTTCCCAGTGTAATGTGGCCGCTTATGAAGTAGCCTGCACGATGGCACCGCTTTTACGAGCAACATTGTGATGATTAAAATGCATTTATTCATCGTATTTGTAGACAAACTCCACCTCCCAATCTTTGCGGATGTCCAAGTTGTCGCGGCAGGAAGGCTACGTGAATCGCCTTGCATCTTATTCGTTATCATCATTCGTGGGTGCCGGCGACGGCGTCTGCGGGTCTTAGTTGATCGATAGTAGCATGGCCCTGTGATCAAAGTATTACTTCAACGCATGCCTTACTTCGTGCATGTTGTGCGACATGTTTATATTGAGGTGCCTCGCAAAATGGTGATTGCATCTTTGCAAATGCACACCTGAAGTCCGGACTGAAGAATTCTACGACAAACATGGATAATGGAGCATGAACGCTACCGCCTCCGTGTGAGAAACATTTGGCATTAAGGCGAGAAGTGTCGCGCATAAGATGGGACAAAGGAAGGTCATGAtgacacacacagagcgcaaatCATCAATAGTTTACTGACGTGAGTAAGGCGACTCTTTTATACATTTTTATATCAAAATTCCGCAAGGCAGCACTGCAATTTAACAGAATATTGCGCATGACAGCGGTGCCAATTCGTAACAATAAAAGATGGCCGTACACACGGTAACACCAGTGCTGATTCATAACAAGAAAACATCAGCGTACACGTGGCGTGTCACTGATATATGTTAATTCCTTCTGAGATCAAGTGATGCAAGCTGAGCTAACACACCGTTTATTAATATTTGCGATATTGTGGGCCTCGGTAATGAGCCGTGTAATTGCACGGTTCCTTCTCGCTAAGACTGTGCACTGGGGTGCTATGCaagatggcccgagcttctcgggcacacgagtttgctccgagcccgccttACGACGGTCacgacaggaagacagtgcggagcgcacgatataagcgttgataaaaacggctacaagaacgagaatggcgtcacaaacgcatgcgcggcatttgcggcggttttcaaaggaataccgcgtgcgaatcgcgtcagcgccgccactcagtcaacagtttgacagtgcagcgacgtcagcgtgattgtcgcgctatcttttacagcgaaagctgttatgagatcatttcactggccgtttttggcgccgtagttgtccgccgccgccgccgccgccgccgccgccgccggtgtccgtaacaagtatcgatcgaaataagaaaaaaaacgaaataagaaaaaaacgccaggcctgcgatgaaaccgcagcacagtcacagcgaaagctggaagagcggcatttctagatcccgttgtaagctatcttggggctacaatacaagtagactagaaaggtacccactacgccataaatcacaatttttgtgaagttgggaagcacctactaagccattattcgtcattctgcggagaagcgaggcaccagctacacgtctgtagggcattatgtgcactttgttgacgcgacgactgatgacgatgaagaattatggctcagccctttgtaatgggttgggagctttaaacggcccaccagttatgtaatttgcattgggtgacgcccgctcgctatttcgctctcccgtcatgctgtataacatacgttgacgtgggagagagacggggggggggagaacttactgagaccccgaggaaatggatcatgcgctcataggcttccttggcaaccaatccagtgcacttgcgaggaacccactacgctataaagcattgtaattttactgagaccccgaggaaatggatctgcgcttataggcttccttggcaaccgatacaagtgcacttgcgaggaacccactatgctctaaatcattctaatttttgagaagtagggcagcaggcactgtgccatttttttttcattttacggagatccgtggtacctgctaaacgcatgtaaggcattgtgcgcactttgttgatgctgtgcttgataacgacgaagagttatggcagagatctttgtaatgggttggaagcatttcacaacctactcgttgcgcaattcgcattgtgtgacgcctcgttacagaattcgtgttgtgtgacgcttggtgcttattttactcttctaccacgctatattgcatatgctaatgtggttcgttcccgacacgaagcctgtataggacctttttgcaaagcagtttcaagcaccggcatggctcagtccGTCGTCGGACCGAACGacggacccactacgctataaagcattgtaattttactgaggcaTTGTAATTTTACCGACGACGGACCGAACGGTCGCGTTTTTCATGTTCTCCGCCTCAAAGGATCTATCGGCCTTGAGCCGAGGTGCTGCTCAGGCTTCAGCCAGCAGTAATGACTACCGTGTTGTGCTGCCCCGCCTTCCTACCGGTAAGCTGGTTGTGGACTCCGTTTTTCTGCACGCGGACTTGGCTGGTCGCCCTTACCGTGCTCAAGACTTCAGAGATGCTCTTCGGAACATTATCGACCTAAAGGAAATCAGCTCCATAGGTCAGTTCCAAATGTCGCACGTATGGATGGTGACGTGCAAGTCAACAATTTCGAAAACAAAGTTAGTCACACGTGGTGAATTTCTTGTCAAGAGCCGTCGATGCCTTGTGGTTGACCCGGAACCCACAGAAGTAAAGATGAAGCTCCTGTGGCTTCCTGAGCACTTAGAAGACACCTACATTCGAGATGCCCTGCATGTTTTCGGGAAGATCAAGTCAATATCAATAGAAAGCTGGAAAGTAGCGGACATGGAGCAAATGCGGACTCTAAATCGTGATGTTGTATTGTCCCTTGCCGATGGAATCCGAGTGGGTGACATTCCACATCTCCTGACAGTCTGCGGAGTTCAAAGTCTTGTCCTCATTCCTGGGCGGCCACCACTTTGTCTTCGCTGTAATAAGGTAGGGCACATTCGTCGTAACTGCAGGACTCCTCGCTGCGACGACTGTCGACGCTTTGGTCATTCAGCTGAGGAATGTGTCATGACTTACGCCAACAAACTACGACAACGTACGCAGCAACCAGATGAGAACTTGCAAGAGCATATCATGGATGCCACAGAAGTTCTCGACGCGACGGGAGACACTTCGTCAAGCACAGATGCTACAGGATTAAGCAGAACGCCTACTGAAGACGCAAAGAAAACAACAGTCGATGCGT
This window of the Rhipicephalus sanguineus isolate Rsan-2018 chromosome 2, BIME_Rsan_1.4, whole genome shotgun sequence genome carries:
- the LOC119382016 gene encoding uncharacterized protein LOC119382016 — encoded protein: MFSASKDLSALSRGAAQASASSNDYRVVLPRLPTGKLVVDSVFLHADLAGRPYRAQDFRDALRNIIDLKEISSIGQFQMSHVWMVTCKSTISKTKLVTRGEFLVKSRRCLVVDPEPTEVKMKLLWLPEHLEDTYIRDALHVFGKIKSISIESWKVADMEQMRTLNRDVVLSLADGIRVGDIPHLLTVCGVQSLVLIPGRPPLCLRCNKVGHIRRNCRTPRCDDCRRFGHSAEECVMTYANKLRQRTQQPDENLQEHIMDATEVLDATGDTSSSTDATGLSRTPTEDAKKTTVDASEEAVVNEEPSGPCKQLDQICPDQPVKEQAVPSETSSEEAPDKSASVPQQPFHPASVSEDDMHVSVDAAIPKRRATYSSDSSKESDTTSVNRKVRRRRTSKHNGNCRRSRSRRPGGGSREASPSAVTYRSDPKGQ